A window of Xylophilus sp. GW821-FHT01B05 contains these coding sequences:
- the bcsZ gene encoding cellulose synthase complex periplasmic endoglucanase BcsZ, giving the protein MRTDPLHPAASRRTCLRLLLGTLLAQGPLRAGAAAARPCPEPGWPLWQAFVQYFVQPDGRVLDASTPQKHSSSEGQSYGMFFALVANDRDRFELLWRWTVDNLLGGRVEGHLPAWFWGLASDGGWRVQDDNSASDADLWIIYSLLEAARLWRRPDYERDAGLLLAEVERREVAEVPGLGAMLLPGERGFVHEEGQNEAKRRSWQFNASYQPLPVLRRLAVAAPRGPWRRIADNTLTLLRQTTPPDGFVADWVAYTVDAQGQGRFGPHPTKADVGSYDAIRTYMWAGMVPRSDPLASDLLGLVRGMSVATSAAGVPPEFVSVSSGKTRGVGPFGFSAALLPYLQATGNGAALAKQQQRVADGLLQVLAPQNAKDKQPPYYDLVLTLFGLGWLEGRYRFGRTGALEPAWETSCRATSTR; this is encoded by the coding sequence ATGCGAACTGATCCCTTGCATCCCGCCGCATCCCGGCGTACCTGCCTGCGCCTGCTGCTGGGCACGCTGCTGGCGCAAGGGCCCCTGCGCGCCGGAGCGGCAGCGGCGCGCCCGTGCCCTGAGCCGGGCTGGCCCCTGTGGCAGGCCTTTGTGCAGTATTTCGTCCAACCGGACGGCCGTGTGCTGGACGCCAGCACGCCGCAAAAGCACAGCTCCTCCGAGGGGCAGTCCTACGGCATGTTTTTCGCCCTGGTCGCCAACGACAGGGACCGCTTCGAGTTGCTCTGGCGCTGGACCGTCGACAACCTGCTGGGCGGGCGGGTGGAAGGCCATCTGCCTGCCTGGTTCTGGGGCCTGGCGTCGGATGGCGGCTGGCGTGTGCAGGACGACAACTCGGCCTCGGACGCAGACTTGTGGATCATCTACAGCCTGCTGGAAGCCGCGCGCCTGTGGCGGCGGCCCGATTACGAGCGCGATGCCGGCCTGCTGCTGGCCGAGGTCGAACGCAGGGAAGTCGCCGAGGTGCCCGGCCTGGGCGCCATGCTGTTGCCGGGTGAGCGCGGCTTCGTGCACGAAGAGGGCCAGAACGAGGCCAAGCGCCGGAGCTGGCAGTTCAATGCCAGCTACCAGCCATTGCCGGTACTGCGGCGCTTGGCCGTGGCTGCGCCGCGCGGCCCGTGGCGCCGGATCGCGGACAACACCCTGACCCTGCTGCGGCAGACGACGCCGCCAGACGGTTTCGTCGCCGACTGGGTGGCCTATACGGTCGATGCGCAGGGGCAGGGCCGCTTCGGCCCCCACCCCACCAAGGCGGATGTCGGCAGCTACGATGCCATCCGCACCTACATGTGGGCCGGCATGGTGCCGCGCTCCGACCCGCTGGCATCCGACCTGCTCGGCCTCGTCCGTGGCATGTCCGTTGCGACCTCCGCCGCTGGCGTGCCGCCTGAATTCGTCAGCGTTTCTTCTGGCAAGACGCGTGGCGTCGGACCTTTCGGATTCTCCGCAGCCTTGCTGCCGTACCTGCAGGCTACCGGCAATGGCGCGGCCCTGGCAAAGCAGCAGCAGCGCGTCGCCGACGGCCTGTTGCAGGTGCTGGCGCCGCAGAACGCAAAGGACAAGCAGCCTCCTTACTACGACCTGGTCTTGACGCTTTTCGGCCTGGGCTGGCTGGAGGGCCGCTACCGCTTTGGCCGCACCGGGGCACTCGAACCCGCCTGGGAAACCTCATGCCGCGCCACAAGCACCCGTTGA
- a CDS encoding cellulose synthase subunit BcsC-related outer membrane protein: MYPRTKPLVLILLMALNVPSMAAVGGGGDAMPGPRARQLPEDVPSAWESTRRYLEQRVLDAPADVHARLALAQHEMTRASTLRSGIVQISLLAGDREVGAAAIESWRDALAWTDGQASDIPLFQAFLRVRPRDAAVRGRLNEIARRHGVSPNAVAAVFPPPPLTGRVQDDISDTPPPLASSPALGYVPAPAPAPERSFAQASGPTPAAPVAAGTAAGGTEAQAKARGLEEEIDAIERERIATLSVGTVVRSRQGEKGMSQLTDTEIPISLRFDFGDGKATINVTPVILSSGTPATGINTISNFGGGPLLAGALPGVSAGSQNASGVGLGVGWESGNLQADLGTTPLGFRYTDVNAGIKYRLPVSDAFSFSIGLSRRPVTDSVLSFAGARDDRTGTAWGGVSATGGRLEANLDEGSYGLYGYGSLHRLTGHQVESNSRAELGAGSYWRILRTEDSGLTVGLALTALGFDKNLSFFTYGNGGYFSPQQFVSLAVPVEWRARTSQLSYRLNGSLGVQHMRTDSAPFFPLNPSLQTTTAAFYPGQSKTGLGYNLGVALEYQLQPQWFLGGRLAIDNARDYRQFNTNVYLRYAFGAVTGPQAMPVNTVRSPYAN; encoded by the coding sequence ATGTATCCACGTACCAAGCCCCTTGTTCTGATTCTCCTGATGGCGCTGAATGTGCCTTCGATGGCTGCTGTCGGCGGCGGCGGTGACGCCATGCCTGGCCCGCGCGCGCGGCAATTGCCGGAAGACGTGCCGTCGGCGTGGGAGTCCACGCGCCGCTATCTGGAGCAACGCGTGCTGGACGCGCCGGCCGACGTTCACGCACGCCTGGCCCTGGCCCAGCACGAGATGACACGCGCGTCCACGCTGCGCAGCGGCATCGTGCAGATCTCCCTGTTGGCGGGCGACCGCGAGGTAGGGGCTGCGGCCATCGAGAGCTGGCGTGACGCCCTGGCCTGGACCGATGGACAGGCATCCGACATTCCCCTGTTTCAGGCCTTCCTGCGTGTGCGCCCGCGCGATGCAGCGGTGCGCGGACGCTTGAACGAGATCGCTCGCCGGCACGGCGTGTCGCCGAATGCGGTCGCTGCAGTGTTCCCTCCGCCACCCCTGACAGGCAGGGTCCAGGACGACATATCCGACACTCCGCCGCCGCTCGCTTCCTCGCCGGCACTGGGCTATGTCCCTGCGCCAGCCCCGGCCCCGGAACGCAGCTTCGCGCAGGCGTCGGGCCCGACGCCAGCAGCACCCGTGGCCGCCGGTACCGCTGCGGGAGGCACCGAGGCACAGGCGAAGGCGCGCGGCCTGGAGGAAGAAATCGACGCGATTGAGCGTGAGCGCATCGCCACTCTGTCGGTGGGCACCGTGGTGCGTTCGCGTCAGGGTGAGAAGGGCATGAGCCAGCTCACCGATACCGAAATCCCCATCTCGCTGCGCTTCGACTTCGGCGACGGCAAGGCCACCATCAATGTCACCCCGGTGATCCTGAGCAGCGGCACGCCGGCGACGGGCATCAACACCATCAGCAACTTTGGCGGTGGTCCCCTGCTGGCGGGCGCCTTGCCCGGTGTCTCCGCAGGGTCGCAGAATGCTTCCGGCGTGGGCCTGGGCGTGGGCTGGGAGTCTGGCAATCTGCAGGCCGACCTTGGTACGACTCCCTTGGGATTCCGTTACACCGATGTGAACGCGGGCATCAAGTACCGCCTGCCGGTCAGCGACGCGTTCTCCTTCAGCATCGGCCTGTCGCGCCGGCCGGTGACCGACAGCGTGCTGTCCTTCGCAGGCGCGCGCGACGATCGCACCGGCACCGCCTGGGGCGGTGTGTCCGCCACCGGCGGCCGGCTGGAGGCCAACCTGGACGAGGGCAGCTATGGGCTCTACGGCTACGGCTCGCTGCACCGCCTCACCGGCCACCAGGTGGAGTCCAACAGCCGCGCCGAACTGGGTGCCGGCAGCTACTGGCGCATCCTGCGCACCGAGGACTCGGGCCTGACCGTCGGGCTGGCGCTGACCGCTCTGGGCTTCGACAAGAACCTGAGCTTCTTCACCTACGGCAACGGCGGCTATTTCAGCCCGCAGCAGTTTGTCTCGCTGGCCGTGCCGGTGGAGTGGCGGGCGCGCACCAGCCAGCTGTCCTATCGGCTCAACGGTTCACTGGGCGTGCAGCACATGCGCACCGACAGTGCGCCTTTCTTCCCGCTCAATCCCAGCCTGCAGACCACCACGGCGGCCTTCTATCCGGGCCAGAGCAAGACCGGCCTGGGCTACAACCTGGGCGTGGCGCTCGAATACCAGCTCCAGCCTCAGTGGTTCCTCGGTGGCCGCCTGGCGATCGACAACGCACGCGATTACCGGCAGTTCAACACCAACGTGTACCTGCGTTACGCCTTCGGGGCCGTGACCGGCCCGCAGGCCATGCCGGTCAATACCGTGCGGTCGCCCTATGCGAACTGA
- the bcsA gene encoding UDP-forming cellulose synthase catalytic subunit, with amino-acid sequence MRVVNHPAWGHATLRWSTGLLGLGLFILVFTVPLNLGGQVAFAVVSFVAALLLRKVPGRLPTLAMIVFSITASMRYIYWRFTDTLGFEGLLDNFFGTGLVLAELYALAVLLLGYFQTAWPLERKPLPMPADRSSWPAVDVLIPTYNEPLEVVKQTVFAAMGLDWPADRLNIFLLDDGRRPEFRDFCTEIGVGYLTRDDNRHAKAGNINAALKQTSSELVAIFDCDHIPARSFMQICVGWFLRDPKLAMLQTPHYFFSPDPFEKNLDTFRAVPNEGELFYGLVQDGNDLWNATFFCGSCALIRRAPLEEIGGVAVETVTEDAHTALKLNRHGYNTAYLAIPQAAGLATESLSGHIGQRIRWARGMAQISRLDNPLTGPGLRLGQRLCYMNAMLHFFYGLPRIIFMTAPLAYLLFGAHVYQATAAMIAAFALPHLMHASITNSRMQGRFRHSFWNEVYESVLAWYILRPVLTAFINPRLGKFNVTAKGGLIDHSYFDWGIARPYLLLMAVNLIGLAIGLVKFSSHSGEAASTLAINLVWTIYNAVILGASIAVASESRQVRRAPRVDASLRAVLTLASGRTVVCKTEDFSQTGLGLLVPADLELPQGELLHVTLFRNEDEASFPAEIVFRNGAHLGLQFQEMSLPQQAALTQMTFARADLWASSWGHGERDTPLRALAGVMRIGVKGFGIFFKNLYAMVRRPRALRQPGSKLDTGKQ; translated from the coding sequence ATGCGTGTCGTGAACCATCCCGCATGGGGCCATGCCACGTTGCGCTGGAGCACCGGGCTGCTGGGCCTGGGGCTGTTCATCCTGGTATTCACCGTGCCGCTGAACCTCGGCGGCCAGGTCGCCTTCGCGGTGGTGAGCTTTGTCGCCGCGCTGCTGCTGCGCAAGGTGCCGGGCCGGCTGCCCACGCTGGCGATGATCGTCTTCTCGATCACGGCATCGATGCGCTACATCTACTGGCGCTTCACAGACACCCTGGGCTTTGAAGGCCTGCTCGACAACTTCTTCGGCACTGGCTTGGTGCTGGCCGAGCTGTATGCGTTGGCGGTGCTGCTGCTGGGCTACTTCCAGACCGCCTGGCCGCTGGAGCGCAAGCCCTTGCCCATGCCGGCCGACCGCAGCAGCTGGCCTGCGGTGGATGTGCTGATCCCCACCTACAACGAACCGCTGGAAGTGGTGAAGCAGACCGTGTTCGCGGCCATGGGCCTGGACTGGCCGGCGGACCGCCTGAATATCTTCCTGCTCGATGACGGGCGCCGCCCCGAGTTCCGCGACTTCTGCACCGAGATCGGCGTGGGCTATCTCACGCGCGACGACAACCGCCATGCCAAGGCCGGCAACATCAATGCGGCGCTCAAGCAGACCTCGAGTGAGCTGGTGGCGATCTTCGATTGCGACCACATCCCGGCGCGCTCCTTCATGCAGATCTGCGTCGGCTGGTTCCTGCGCGACCCGAAGCTGGCCATGCTGCAGACGCCGCACTATTTCTTCTCGCCCGACCCGTTCGAGAAGAACCTGGACACCTTCCGCGCCGTGCCCAACGAGGGCGAGCTGTTCTACGGCCTGGTGCAGGACGGCAACGACCTCTGGAACGCCACCTTTTTCTGCGGCTCCTGCGCGCTGATCCGCCGCGCCCCGCTGGAGGAGATCGGCGGCGTGGCGGTAGAGACCGTGACCGAAGACGCACACACCGCGCTCAAGCTCAACCGGCACGGCTACAACACTGCCTACCTGGCGATCCCGCAGGCTGCGGGCCTGGCCACCGAGAGCCTGTCGGGCCATATCGGTCAGCGCATCCGCTGGGCGCGCGGCATGGCGCAGATCAGCCGCCTGGACAACCCGCTCACCGGCCCTGGCCTGCGGCTGGGGCAGCGGCTCTGCTACATGAACGCGATGCTGCACTTCTTCTACGGCCTGCCGCGCATCATCTTCATGACCGCGCCGCTGGCCTACCTGTTGTTCGGTGCCCATGTGTACCAGGCCACGGCCGCGATGATCGCCGCCTTCGCGCTGCCGCATTTGATGCACGCCAGCATCACCAATTCGCGCATGCAGGGGCGCTTCCGCCACTCGTTCTGGAACGAGGTCTACGAGTCGGTGCTGGCCTGGTACATCCTGCGGCCGGTGCTCACGGCCTTCATCAACCCGCGCCTGGGCAAGTTCAATGTCACGGCCAAGGGCGGTCTCATCGATCACTCTTACTTCGACTGGGGCATTGCGCGGCCCTACCTGCTCCTGATGGCCGTGAACCTGATCGGTCTGGCAATCGGCCTGGTGAAGTTCAGCAGCCACAGCGGTGAGGCCGCGTCAACCCTGGCCATCAACTTGGTCTGGACGATCTACAACGCCGTCATTCTGGGCGCCAGCATTGCTGTCGCCAGCGAGAGCCGACAGGTGCGTCGTGCGCCGCGCGTGGATGCCTCGCTGCGCGCTGTACTGACCCTGGCCAGCGGTCGCACGGTGGTCTGCAAGACCGAGGATTTCTCGCAGACCGGTTTGGGGCTGCTGGTGCCCGCGGACCTTGAACTGCCGCAGGGCGAGCTCTTGCACGTGACCCTGTTCCGCAACGAGGACGAGGCCTCGTTCCCGGCGGAGATCGTGTTTCGCAACGGCGCGCACCTGGGGCTGCAGTTCCAGGAAATGAGCCTGCCGCAGCAGGCCGCGCTGACCCAGATGACCTTTGCCCGGGCCGACCTGTGGGCCAGCAGTTGGGGCCACGGCGAGCGCGACACGCCGCTGCGAGCCCTGGCCGGTGTGATGAGGATAGGGGTCAAGGGCTTCGGCATCTTCTTCAAAAATCTGTACGCCATGGTGCGCAGGCCACGCGCTCTGCGGCAGCCAGGCTCCAAACTCGATACAGGCAAACAATGA
- a CDS encoding tetratricopeptide repeat protein: MPRHKHPLIAAAVAALLLSAHGAGLAQSQSDAEKALVEQGQYWQSRNIERATEAWEKLLLVSPGHPQALASLGELAIRAKKLDAAKAYLVRLSKAHPDSQAALQLEQDISFASDHAVAELDQARILLREQKFDAAIAKYRSLFNHRLPQGKVALEYYTVLGYSAAGWEDAIAGLERLRRIAPGDPHIQLELANLRTLRQKTRLEGLRGLVVLSRRADVGGDATEHLRSALAWMGAPPPASLVPFFQEYLKANPDDTEIRAQLTTKPKPGAAGSSTVRLDPFSAHISAGFAALDAADIARAETEFQSALKLKARSDSALGGMGLVRLRQEKFAAARELLAEASRQGGADRWKQSLDSASYWDLVAQASAARSAGRLDDARQKLEQAVQIDPQEPTAENALGGVFSELKQTADAERVYRSVLARQPDSLDALRGLVGALAAAGRSAEALKMIDGLNPEQQARIDVRKLRAEQSLAEYRAALAEGDAALARAKLEAAISLSPDDAWTRLDLARMYLKAGSGADARGVMDALLQRRPEDPEVLYPNALLLAELKDWDGASALMERIPAASRTPPMRALYTRAGVNAQVDAAVALARAGRAQEARAPLAQAEARLDASADADLLGLVVQSYMDIGDTPRARVLLRSAMSGNGGSLAVRLQYADLLLRTGQDAELAGLLRELQRENLAPPDRAHYDSIRRIHVSRQVETLRKQGDLASAYDLLAPLLAQAPDDPALLSALARLHADAGQPQEAARLYRQVLARNPDDAGALMAAGILATARRDYAYAEQALLRARQLQPQNPDVVAALGRLYRVQGKNGEAVALLRQALGMVRAQEAPAAQAPTAPATPADNNPFAYLRRGGAAPAPVVSPPPAARPAAPNLPESNVSRPAW, from the coding sequence ATGCCGCGCCACAAGCACCCGTTGATTGCCGCAGCCGTGGCCGCCCTGCTGTTGTCGGCCCACGGTGCCGGCCTGGCCCAGAGCCAGAGCGATGCCGAAAAAGCGCTGGTCGAGCAAGGGCAGTACTGGCAGTCGCGCAATATCGAGCGCGCCACCGAGGCGTGGGAGAAGCTGCTGCTGGTCAGTCCCGGGCATCCGCAAGCCCTGGCCAGCCTCGGGGAACTGGCCATCAGGGCCAAGAAGCTCGACGCTGCCAAGGCCTATCTGGTGCGGCTGAGCAAGGCCCATCCGGACAGCCAGGCGGCATTGCAGCTGGAGCAGGACATCAGTTTCGCCAGCGACCACGCCGTGGCCGAACTCGACCAGGCGCGCATCCTGCTGCGCGAGCAGAAGTTCGACGCCGCCATTGCCAAGTACCGCAGCCTGTTCAACCACCGCTTGCCGCAGGGCAAGGTGGCGCTGGAGTACTACACGGTGCTCGGCTATTCGGCCGCCGGCTGGGAAGATGCCATCGCAGGGCTCGAGCGCCTGCGCAGGATTGCTCCCGGCGACCCGCATATCCAGCTGGAACTGGCCAATCTGCGAACGCTGAGGCAGAAGACCCGCCTGGAGGGCTTGCGCGGCCTGGTGGTCTTGTCCCGCCGTGCGGACGTCGGCGGTGATGCGACCGAGCATTTGCGATCGGCGCTGGCCTGGATGGGCGCGCCGCCGCCCGCCAGCCTGGTGCCTTTCTTCCAGGAATACCTGAAGGCGAACCCGGACGACACGGAGATACGCGCCCAGTTGACTACCAAGCCAAAGCCGGGGGCTGCTGGCAGCAGCACCGTGCGCCTGGACCCCTTCTCTGCCCACATCAGCGCGGGCTTCGCGGCGCTGGATGCGGCTGACATCGCGCGCGCCGAGACCGAGTTCCAGTCCGCGCTGAAATTGAAAGCCCGCAGCGACTCGGCGCTTGGCGGCATGGGCCTGGTGCGGCTGCGCCAGGAAAAGTTCGCGGCGGCGCGCGAGCTCCTGGCCGAGGCATCGCGGCAGGGCGGCGCAGACCGCTGGAAGCAATCCCTGGACAGTGCCAGCTACTGGGACCTGGTGGCGCAGGCAAGCGCAGCGCGCAGCGCCGGGCGCCTGGACGATGCGCGACAGAAACTCGAACAGGCGGTGCAGATCGATCCGCAGGAGCCGACCGCAGAGAACGCGCTGGGCGGGGTCTTCTCCGAACTCAAGCAAACCGCAGACGCCGAGCGTGTCTACCGCAGCGTGCTGGCGCGCCAACCCGACAGCCTCGACGCCTTGCGCGGACTTGTCGGCGCCTTGGCTGCGGCCGGCCGCAGCGCCGAAGCCCTGAAAATGATCGATGGCCTGAACCCCGAGCAGCAGGCCCGCATCGACGTACGCAAGCTGCGCGCCGAGCAGAGCCTGGCTGAATACCGCGCCGCCCTGGCGGAAGGCGACGCCGCGCTTGCCCGCGCCAAGCTGGAGGCTGCGATCAGCCTGTCGCCAGACGATGCGTGGACCCGGCTGGACCTGGCGCGCATGTACCTGAAGGCCGGCTCCGGCGCCGATGCGCGCGGCGTGATGGATGCCCTGCTGCAGCGCCGCCCGGAAGACCCGGAGGTGCTCTACCCCAACGCCCTGCTGCTGGCGGAATTGAAGGACTGGGACGGTGCATCCGCTCTGATGGAGCGGATTCCGGCGGCAAGCCGGACACCGCCGATGCGGGCTCTGTACACCCGTGCGGGCGTGAATGCGCAGGTCGATGCCGCCGTGGCCCTGGCCCGGGCTGGCCGCGCGCAAGAGGCCAGGGCCCCACTGGCCCAGGCCGAAGCCCGGCTCGATGCCAGCGCGGATGCCGACCTGCTGGGCCTGGTGGTCCAGTCCTATATGGACATCGGCGACACGCCGCGTGCGCGGGTGCTGCTGCGGTCCGCCATGTCGGGCAACGGTGGCTCGCTGGCGGTGCGCCTGCAGTACGCCGACCTGTTGCTGCGTACCGGCCAGGACGCTGAACTGGCGGGGTTGTTGCGGGAACTGCAGCGTGAAAACCTCGCACCGCCGGACCGCGCGCACTACGACAGCATTCGCCGGATCCATGTGTCGCGCCAGGTCGAGACGCTGCGCAAGCAAGGGGATCTGGCATCCGCCTATGACCTGCTGGCCCCGCTGCTGGCACAGGCACCGGACGACCCGGCCCTGCTCAGCGCCCTGGCGCGCCTGCATGCCGACGCCGGACAGCCTCAGGAGGCTGCGCGCCTATACCGGCAGGTGCTGGCGCGCAACCCGGACGATGCGGGCGCGCTCATGGCCGCCGGCATTCTGGCCACCGCCCGGCGCGACTACGCCTATGCTGAACAGGCCTTGCTGCGGGCCCGGCAGCTCCAGCCGCAGAACCCGGACGTGGTGGCGGCGTTGGGACGCCTCTACCGCGTACAAGGCAAGAACGGCGAGGCCGTGGCGCTGCTGCGCCAGGCGCTTGGCATGGTGCGGGCGCAGGAAGCGCCTGCGGCCCAGGCGCCGACCGCGCCTGCCACACCCGCAGACAACAACCCGTTTGCCTACCTGCGCCGGGGCGGCGCTGCCCCCGCACCGGTGGTATCGCCCCCGCCTGCTGCACGACCTGCCGCACCCAACCTGCCGGAATCGAACGTCAGCCGCCCCGCCTGGTAG
- a CDS encoding SGNH/GDSL hydrolase family protein: MLATLAGLSILIIGDSHLTNAGYLIDTLQDQFLSRGAKVVHTVGVCGSTPADWTTIKKGDCGGAERVGKGAITYTGINAATKPVKQLIQAEKPDLVVVVMGDTMASYKQAAFPKAWAWQQTTALTKDIASAGTSCVWVGPAWGSEGGMYGKTFERVKTASEFLASNVAPCTYVDSLKFSKPGQWRTVDGQHFTPTGYKDWGKAIADAMVAGKK; this comes from the coding sequence ATGCTCGCAACCCTGGCCGGACTCAGCATTCTCATCATCGGCGACAGCCACCTGACCAACGCTGGCTACCTGATCGATACCCTGCAGGACCAGTTCCTCAGCCGTGGCGCCAAGGTCGTGCACACCGTCGGCGTCTGCGGCTCCACCCCCGCCGACTGGACCACCATCAAGAAGGGCGACTGCGGCGGCGCCGAGCGCGTCGGCAAGGGGGCCATCACCTATACCGGCATCAATGCCGCCACCAAGCCGGTCAAGCAGCTGATCCAGGCGGAAAAGCCTGACCTGGTGGTCGTCGTCATGGGTGACACCATGGCCAGCTACAAGCAAGCGGCCTTTCCCAAGGCCTGGGCCTGGCAGCAGACCACCGCCCTGACCAAGGACATTGCCAGCGCTGGTACCTCCTGCGTGTGGGTCGGCCCTGCGTGGGGCAGCGAAGGCGGCATGTATGGCAAGACCTTCGAGCGGGTGAAGACCGCGTCCGAGTTCCTGGCCTCCAACGTGGCACCCTGCACCTACGTCGATTCGCTGAAATTCTCCAAGCCCGGGCAATGGCGCACGGTCGATGGGCAGCATTTCACGCCCACCGGCTACAAAGACTGGGGCAAGGCCATCGCCGACGCCATGGTTGCGGGGAAGAAGTGA
- the bcsB gene encoding cellulose biosynthesis cyclic di-GMP-binding regulatory protein BcsB yields MARSRSVLSAAVALAMLAFAAASEAAKVSAPAAAVLPGVPATAPAAAVRSYSMSFKQLGATYPLQLRGVQGLGGVPFSVRADEVVVGAKLKLKYAYSPALLSNISHINVRVNGEVAGTIAVPREQAGTDLEQDIAIPPRLITDFNRIDLELIGHYTLECEDPLHSSLWTSISNQSSITLDVTPVALPDDLALLPGPLFDRRDVRSLNLPFIFMAPPVPSTLEAAGAVSSWFGALAGYRGAKFPAAIGTLPASGSAVVFVVGSDGLPGVDLPAPAGPTLAMVTNPNDPVSKLLVVMGRDAAELRTAATALAVGGPALSGRMATVTGMKEIEARKPYDAPAWLRSDRPVRFGEIADQRALNVSGYTPDTVRINFRAPPDLFAWREKGIPVDLRYRYTPRPTADKSTLNINVNDQYLRAYPLRAANHDSPSVIDALLPTPEDGTVMAHERLRVPLFLLPAQSQLQFHYYYDYVKQGFCKDVMLDNVRGAIDADSTIDISGFSHFLAMPDLAAFGNSGFPFTRMADLSETAVVMPDKGDLPEWSAYLNLMGLMGRSSGYPATGVLVTPASLVEKVSGKDLLVISSGADQPLLQRWERDLPAAVTPTARRFPLSDLAYRVLGWWDGRQQEQPVDRREELSYTGSGPQAVISGFESPLSGGRSVVMVSADQPEALDGAVNALLDQDLLKHVHGSAVVVRGQQVSSLVSEQTYHVGRLDPLTWIQWFLSRHPLVLVVVGLVAAALLAVVMYLALRARARLRLRSNA; encoded by the coding sequence ATGGCGAGATCGCGCAGCGTGCTGTCGGCCGCCGTCGCGCTGGCAATGTTGGCATTCGCTGCGGCCAGCGAGGCGGCAAAGGTCTCGGCCCCGGCTGCCGCCGTGCTGCCTGGCGTGCCAGCCACGGCGCCCGCTGCCGCCGTCCGTAGCTACAGCATGTCGTTCAAGCAGCTGGGTGCCACCTACCCGCTGCAATTGCGCGGCGTGCAGGGCTTGGGCGGTGTGCCATTCAGCGTCCGTGCCGACGAGGTGGTGGTGGGCGCCAAGCTCAAGCTCAAGTACGCGTACTCGCCAGCGCTGCTGTCCAACATCTCGCACATCAACGTGCGGGTGAACGGCGAGGTCGCCGGCACGATTGCAGTGCCCCGCGAACAGGCCGGCACGGATCTGGAGCAGGACATCGCCATTCCGCCGCGCCTGATCACTGACTTCAATCGCATCGACCTTGAGCTGATCGGCCACTACACGCTCGAGTGCGAAGACCCATTGCATTCCAGCCTCTGGACCAGTATCAGCAACCAGAGCAGCATCACACTCGACGTCACGCCGGTCGCCCTGCCGGACGACCTCGCACTGCTGCCCGGCCCGTTGTTCGATCGCCGCGACGTGCGTTCGCTGAACCTGCCCTTCATCTTCATGGCGCCTCCGGTGCCATCCACACTTGAGGCGGCGGGGGCGGTGTCTTCCTGGTTCGGTGCACTGGCGGGCTACCGCGGTGCCAAGTTCCCCGCCGCCATCGGCACGCTGCCCGCCAGCGGCTCGGCAGTGGTGTTCGTGGTCGGCAGCGACGGCCTGCCAGGTGTGGACCTGCCTGCGCCGGCCGGCCCGACCCTGGCCATGGTCACCAATCCGAACGACCCGGTGTCCAAGCTGCTCGTCGTCATGGGGCGCGACGCGGCCGAACTCCGGACCGCCGCTACCGCGCTGGCGGTTGGCGGGCCCGCGCTGTCGGGCCGCATGGCCACCGTTACGGGCATGAAAGAAATCGAGGCACGCAAGCCCTACGACGCGCCCGCCTGGCTGCGCAGCGACCGGCCGGTGCGCTTCGGCGAGATCGCCGACCAGCGCGCGCTCAATGTCTCGGGCTACACACCGGACACGGTGCGTATCAATTTCCGCGCGCCGCCGGATCTGTTCGCCTGGCGAGAAAAAGGCATCCCGGTGGATCTGCGCTACCGCTATACCCCGCGGCCCACGGCTGACAAGTCGACGCTCAACATCAATGTCAATGACCAGTACCTGCGCGCCTACCCGCTGCGCGCGGCGAACCACGATAGCCCCAGCGTGATCGATGCGCTGCTGCCCACGCCGGAAGACGGCACGGTCATGGCGCATGAGCGCCTGCGGGTGCCGCTGTTCCTGCTGCCGGCCCAGTCGCAACTGCAGTTCCATTACTACTACGACTACGTCAAGCAGGGCTTCTGCAAGGACGTGATGCTCGACAACGTCAGGGGCGCCATCGACGCCGATTCGACCATCGACATCTCGGGCTTTTCGCATTTTCTGGCCATGCCCGACCTTGCCGCCTTCGGCAACAGCGGCTTTCCTTTCACGCGGATGGCCGATCTTTCGGAAACCGCCGTTGTCATGCCGGACAAGGGCGACCTGCCGGAATGGTCGGCCTACCTGAACCTGATGGGCCTGATGGGCCGCTCCTCAGGGTATCCCGCGACGGGCGTGCTGGTCACCCCGGCCTCGCTGGTCGAGAAGGTGTCCGGCAAGGACCTGCTGGTCATCTCCTCCGGTGCCGACCAGCCCTTGCTGCAGCGTTGGGAGCGCGATCTTCCCGCGGCTGTCACGCCCACGGCGCGCCGCTTCCCGCTGTCCGATCTGGCCTACCGGGTGCTCGGTTGGTGGGACGGGCGCCAGCAGGAGCAGCCGGTCGACCGGCGCGAAGAATTGAGCTACACCGGCAGTGGCCCGCAAGCGGTCATCAGCGGCTTCGAGTCGCCCTTGTCGGGCGGGCGCAGTGTGGTGATGGTGTCGGCCGACCAACCTGAGGCGCTGGACGGCGCGGTCAATGCATTGCTCGACCAGGATCTGCTCAAGCATGTGCACGGCAGTGCGGTCGTCGTGCGTGGGCAGCAGGTGTCCAGCCTGGTGTCTGAGCAGACCTACCATGTCGGCCGGCTCGACCCGCTGACCTGGATCCAGTGGTTCCTTTCGCGGCATCCCCTGGTGCTGGTGGTGGTGGGCCTGGTCGCCGCGGCGTTGCTGGCCGTGGTGATGTACTTGGCGCTGCGTGCCCGGGCGCGCCTGCGCCTGCGCTCGAATGCTTGA